Within Crassostrea angulata isolate pt1a10 chromosome 2, ASM2561291v2, whole genome shotgun sequence, the genomic segment CTCCCATCTGCTTCTGGATCACATGTTTCAGAGCATACTGGTTCGAGGAACCCAGAGTCATCAGCATACACAGTGGCTTGGCTGTCAATTTGGGTTTCTCGCACAATATCTAAATTGCCTGGTGtaagaaaatacaaattatatataataccaGTACCAtaactgaaaatttaaacttgGAAAGGAGAGGTCAGGTAATCTATCAACTTTTTCATTGTATACCGCCTATTGTTATACATTCTTGCTGATCTTATATAATGGTGTTTCTCATGAATGCCTTAAAGATATTTCCTAAAAACAATGAACttgtttttccaaaaattaCAAACCTATTGTGATATTAACTGCCTCTACAAATTCATCCACttctgtaaacattttaaattgtcTACATAAGTCGTTGTAGCTCCAATCAAAATCTGTTCTTGAAGCAAATTGCCTTCTGCCTCCTAAGAATGTCATCTATTCAgaaatagataaatatattgTTGACTATATCTCAGgagaaaaaaggaaaaggaagaagaagaaaagagagagagagagagagaggggggagagatagagagagagatttacaaatcaaattaaCTTCAATTTGcaaacacacacatacatatatatataaatataaaataataccaTGCGaaacatatttgtaattttattttttttaaaatctaatttttgGACACAGCTGTACATTGGAAATCCCCCGAGGACACTTGTTCGTAGGCAAACAGTGAAGTGataataaaaaagtgaaaatgaattttctctaatttataaatatgtagaataattttttttctaattattgaATTAAGCCTGATGTTTCTACTTACAATGACAGCGCGTTTCGCATCACAGTGAAGACCTTTCGATCGTAAGTCTTCTTTGGAGGGGATAGCCAGTCTTTCGAGCGGTGGGCATTCCGTCTTGCTTCTAGAAAACCGCATCCTGGCATTGTTTTTCACTGCATAGTAAGCATTTTCTTCTTTCCTTATTGcccacattttcatcttcagaaACGGCTTTCAGAATAACCGATAACGGCCAAGAACGTCGTAACGTGCGAAAATATTACGTCAGtctaattttaaaagttaaatttgtTCGCGAAATCGGAGCAAACGGCATACGAACGTTAGACAAAAGAGGTTTATTGTACCACGCTAATAAGTTGATTTCGTGTATTTGTAATACTGGTATTGAAGTGTGGGAAGAAGATAAATAATACACAGGTGAAACAGAATTCCTCAAAATGTCAAAAGGGATCTGCTCCTGGACGATGGGTAGGCTAAACGATAAACATGTCAATCTAACGTTATACTATACGTATTCTTCTTTCAATAAACAATCataaattaatatgaatatGCACTGTGTGTATCTTTTACGTTAATATTTATATCGCCAACATGTTTTGTTTCTACTTTCATTTTGTTGGGTTTGACGTAATCTACGGACACGCTCTAAAGTAAGATTCACATAAGTTATtaagtcggggggggggggttcctgTCAACAAGCACCTGTGAAAACACCTTGTAAAGTTATGCTACATCCAGACATAAGAATACTATAGTATAGAGTTTAAGTAATAGATACATGTGAAATTTTGTTTAGACATTGAACCTTATCCTGATGATGACCCTGAGCCATATCCAGATGACAGTATTGAAGATGAAATTGAATCTTATAGTGATGATAACCAAGAAACCTGTGGTAATGATGTCGAGAATTAATTTGAAGATAGCGTTTATAGATAatagataaataatgaaaatagtaAAACTCTCAGGGAAACCAAATGAACAGTACAAATTAAACTATATATGCATGTTCTTTTGTAGATTTTTTCtatcttatatatttatattaatttcttattttgatAAGATACCCAGGCTATAAAGTTTCATGAGATAAGAAAGAGGTTATCATCTTGTCCTGATAATTGTACTTGGAGACTCTCAAGGTAATTCTCTGGAAAattttaatgatacaatttcaaagttatctccctttaatgcatctctctctctctctctctctctctctctctctctctctctctctctctctctctctctgtgtttaATAAACTGATATATGATGTATACATacagtttttaaatataagatgaaaatttttaaaaaaggatttaATAAGtgcctttttttaattttgtaggCAAGAGTTCCAGGAAATTAGCAAGAATAGACCAAAAAGTCAAATGGATCATGCACAGTGGCTATTGGATTATTTCTTTGAACATGCAACAGAGGAGAATGTTTGTCATCTAATATGTGGAAAAGAAGTTTGTGAAAAGTGTTGGAGgtatagaattttaaaatgagaGAAAGAGGGCGAGGAAATTTGGTATTTTactctttgttttaaatttattttgttaatctCCGAAGTATTTGCTTGCAATAATAATTTAACTTTATTCTGCAACAACCCTTTTTATCGACATAATAAAGGTAATCCAATCAACCAAAGCTATATTCGGTGAATAACCCGATAAAGCCTCGTGCATTCAACCGTCGTTGAAacacattgtgacgtcatctttcattcattttttaacaaatttgaaatcATCTTACTGTTAATGTTGGCTTtgcttaaatattttgtatattgacATCAGGGCAGGGGTGATAACTTGTTAGCAtcggctcacagatatcttgttgaaATTATTTCTGAGGGGGAGGGAGTGTTAATTTGATGCTTTTAATGGCCAGTGgtaatatacatattttgaaattaacaatgaatgacgagtaatgaaattttatcaaatcataAGTTTCATCAGTTATCATTTTTTACACAGAGAAGTACATAAAGTTTCCCCTTACAAGTACAACAAGTACCTAGGTGAAAGCCGACAAGGAGTTAGAGGAAAAATTCATGGAAATAAAGGATCAATTAAGCCTTCCATTGAACATACTGGTAATTTATTGTTTTggtataagaaaaaaataatgatttgtcTTATGTATAATCCATGATGATACTTTTTAGCTtatctgagctgaaagcttaagcgagcttttctgatcaaaatttgtccattGTCTGTTGTCGTTGGTGTtggcgttgtaaacttttcacattttcatcttcttctccagaaccactttGCAGATTTTAACCTAACtttgcacaaagcatcactggctgaaggggatttaaatttgttcaaataattggCCACACTCTCttcaaaggggagataatttagaattattgaaaatttgttgatatctttcaaaaatcttcttctccaaaaatatgaggccagaaaagctataatttgtatggaagcatcttaggtagtgtaaattcaagtttgttcaaatcatggtccctgggggtaggatggggccaccaAAAAAagcttgtgtggaggcatcctcaggtactgTAGATCCAAGTTTGTTCAgtaccatgattccctagagaaaaatggGCCCACAAagtgtctgtgtgtgtgtgtgggggggggggggggggtatatagaaatagagaaaaatcttttgacaggtacaacaacaaaaggggcttggtatttactatgaaaatatgtggaaaaaaactggttgatttttttttttgagcaAGGTCTTCTgcacttagttgtcaagatattcaGATTTTTATTACTGAAATGCTAaattgatcagagttaaggatattgttgctcaggtgagctacatgtatgtggCCCCTGAGCCTCTTATTCATCAaagttttctttataattgttgaaagtaaaaaagaaattggcaggttacaaaatttaattaagttttacatgtatgcaaatggatttgataaatttgtatattaattaattcaaatgGCAGAGAGCATAGGATGGTTCCAGAATTTTGTGAGTGACATAGGAGAACATATGCCACACCAAGAAAAAGTTACGCTACCTGCTGGAATGAAGAAAACAGATGTGTGGAAGCTAATGACTTCTGACCTTGACAGTCAGTCTTTGGCAAAGTCATCATTTATGAAGATATGGAAGAATTCTTTTTCTAATATAACCATTGTCAAGGTACACGTTTGTGTAAAATATTtgagaataatgagaatgtagAACAATATTTATATTCGTATAATCACCATAAAATTGGACAAGTGAATAGAGTTAAATGactacatacattttttttaaattattgtttaaataacagGAAAACCCATTTTCAAAGTGCCACATctgcacaactttacattttgagTATGAACAATGTGGAAGATATGACAAAGAAGGCAAGAAGCTTATAATAGACAAGAAGAGAGAACACTGGGAATATGTTAGGTAAatattgcatttatttctttaagtttTTAACTTCATCAATTTCTGATAGTTTCTGTTTTACTTCAAGACTGGTTATTTCATGCACTTTCACgctcagtttaaaaaaatttactagGGAGAAATTGTTTAATGCTATATTCGTTACAAAGAAGTACAGGTTGTGTCTTTGGCTTTCCCTTCCCACCAGATAtgcttttttaaagataattaataaaactaatattgattgttacttttatcttgtcatttatttgtatgttgaataaatattaaatgcgATTTGTAACGAACACAGTGATATTCAAAACACCAATcctaaaagttttatttttcaataaattagtCAAGAAAATATTTAGTTTCAGAGAAGTGAAACAAGGgagaaattaaatgttttatcctgttcttttttcaattctaaCAAAACTATATgtagaaaatcttttttcataatgttttgTAAAGGAAACAGAAGGAGGCATACTACATGAGAAGAGAGGCGTCATGTTTGTATCCGAAGCGCTTCCTGACGATAATCATTGACGGAATGGACCAGAAGAAAACTAACATTCCCATTCTTTACACCAAAGCAAGAAATTCGAAACAGATTTCGAATCTGCAGCAAGTAAGGACACACTTGCTGGGCGTATTGGTCCACAGAGATTCAGGTAACATATAGAACAATCCATATAAAACATTTGCAATTCAGAACACATTGCTAGTAACTGAAGTACATACGTGTGTCCCTCAAGTTCAATATTTCTGTACTACTTGTTTTTCAGAAACTTCAGGAATGAGAAAAGTTGGATTTGGCCATTTTGATTTGATGCAATATCCACATGATGCCAATCTGAACTTGACTGTTCTGCTAGAAACATTATGTGGTAGGTACTGTTTTTGTAAAAGTTAAATAGAAAAGACAAGTTTACTAGAGCCTTGACACAAGtgttatatacaaatgtatatggaaATCCTTTTTTGGCAGAGTTCAAAGATGCACTAGGAACAGAGCTTCACCTGCAAACAGACAGTGCTTCGGATAACAAAAACAAGACGGTCTTGGGCTTCTTAGGATTGCTAGTGCATTTGGGCATATTTGAGGAGGTATTTCTTGTTTACATAATGCACAatttaatattgaattatttcCTGTTCATTAATAAGTACCTGTTAGTGACATATACAGtgacaaataatttatttcttcaGTGTTACCTGCACATGCTCCCAGTTGGCCATACACATGAGGACATAGACTctatgttttcaaatttttcaagcTCTTTAAAAGGCGACATTATGACCCTAGATGGTAAAATCTAATTTCACATCAAGTTGAAAAACCTATCATTACAATTGCTTCACGACATCACTGCTGgtttttctttacaataatgatatttttattttcagaccTGCTTCAAGCTTTTCAAAAGCTATCATATGTTGAGCGAGGAAAGATGGTAAAATTGGTTTGGGATTTTAAGGGATGGATGGAAAATAGCCTGATCAACAGCCACGGTCTTGGGGATCAATTTGAATTTCGGATCCACACAGTTGACAAAGGTTACTTAAATCAATATACTCAAGAAATAAACAGCACGTTAAAAAGTTCAtcaggatatgaacttggttggtcacatgGTCAAATCCTTTGAAGCCCGAAGAAGATTTGATCatgtaccaaccaagttcatatcctggtgaactttttagcattgctgtttattacttatatttacatttgaaaaagacaaatcatTCACAATTGTTAAGATTActgagattttatgtttacaatattgctattctataggttcatatagtGGAACATACTTGcataagtaaatattttaatgcgAAAATATGCTTATTTTATTGTACTCTTTATCAATGatattatatttgtataaatagaAAGAAGGATACCAATTTTCCACTATAGAAAGGGCGAGGGAGAACGGTGGATGCCGGATGCAGCTGATGACACCACTTATGAGGTTCATCAGGATAGGTGTGGAATACTGATATTCAAGGTAGCTACTCATTCTAAGTGTATGTGTTTGTGTGTGCGAGTAGGTGTGTGTGCGTGAGAGACAGAAACAGAGATGTATTGAACTAATCATTCTATGATATTGTTTAGGACATGGATTTTCTACAAAGAGCCCCAGAGTGTGTTGCTCCAACGGACAAGAGCATGTATCTGGATcggattttaaaagaaacatgcCCAAAACTACTGAAATCTGGCCTGCTTACTTCCACAGAGCAGCAATGGTGGGAGAATTTTTCATCGGAGGTCATGACGTATCTTAAGACTTCAAGAAATGTTAGTAtaatcagattttcatttttaacaatacATTTATTACAGATAATTATGTACAAGTGTAATACCCAGTATTAGAATCTCAATATACTTAtatttaaggaaggagtctttttattatcaaacatacttcttataataagaaatgcatgaaattttgacacagtcaaacggatcatattacttaatgattctatcagttaaattaaatttgacctttttgtttttggataaaggtcaggtcaaggtcactacctttttcctcaacgtaaagagtgataaaaataagtgtagctctttatagttctgtagacatttgtttaagatttgaagattcaaatcttcaatgaaatcatagaccatgagagtgtctatcagctaatactactaaattggaaaaaatatttatactaatattgatattgcttagcccgcatttcctctaattttcttaaattttgaagaaattttgattatttttttatgcttccaataataaaatatttctaatttttatgttttttgaagactttatataaagatataaattgacagaaaagctaatatattgaccgtttcataagagagaaaaactgattttagtgattttttcacaaaaatcaatgtatagagtgggcgctttaaaaagcttataaaaatgttatttgataggcaaatcatattttaaaaacatattctgaaacccaagtatcatattattagttaacattagtaaaaaaaaatccaacattattgttattgtttttaaaatgctcaaacagactcattatatatatataatctgcagcaattctgaattgcgcaacatgtgatattttcctacgccaaaaatatagtccttgttccactctaaacattgattacatttttctatgccaagttgtatgatagtaaaaaagaaagaaaaatatactattttaatttcctttcatcttgatttaatgaacaattaatcaaatttacgtttgacaagtcgaaaaccagaaaagactccttccttaaggtGGATTTCCCATTGATTCATTTGATTGAAAGTGTGAAAGAGATACCAGAAACTCTGATGTCCCATCCAGTGGAGACGAGACTTCAAGAGCTCGAGGACAAGGCAATGAAAAGAGCCCTGGTAATGCAAATTCTTCTTTTTGTATATGTTACACTGTTCAAAATTATATGTAAAACATCAGTTagtattcttttttcatttaaaatcatacacaatatttagtttttgcaatattttgaagtgtcattttgatttttgacagGTATACACTGGTAACTATTTACCTCCGAAAAAGAGGAAAGCGGCAGAGAAGAGCAAAAAGCagagaaaataataaattaagcAATTCCAAAGCACAACATtctttagtattttttaaaatgc encodes:
- the LOC128171364 gene encoding uncharacterized protein LOC128171364 isoform X2; amino-acid sequence: MSKGICSWTMDIEPYPDDDPEPYPDDSIEDEIESYSDDNQETCDTQAIKFHEIRKRLSSCPDNCTWRLSRQEFQEISKNRPKSQMDHAQWLLDYFFEHATEENVCHLICGKEVCEKCWREVHKVSPYKYNKYLGESRQGVRGKIHGNKGSIKPSIEHTESIGWFQNFVSDIGEHMPHQEKVTLPAGMKKTDVWKLMTSDLDSQSLAKSSFMKIWKNSFSNITIVKENPFSKCHICTTLHFEYEQCGRYDKEGKKLIIDKKREHWEYVRKQKEAYYMRREASCLYPKRFLTIIIDGMDQKKTNIPILYTKARNSKQISNLQQVRTHLLGVLVHRDSETSGMRKVGFGHFDLMQYPHDANLNLTVLLETLCEFKDALGTELHLQTDSASDNKNKTVLGFLGLLVHLGIFEECYLHMLPVGHTHEDIDSMFSNFSSSLKGDIMTLDDLLQAFQKLSYVERGKMVKLVWDFKGWMENSLINSHGLGDQFEFRIHTVDKERRIPIFHYRKGEGERWMPDAADDTTYEVHQDRCGILIFKDMDFLQRAPECVAPTDKSMYLDRILKETCPKLLKSGLLTSTEQQWWENFSSEVMTYLKTSRNVDFPLIHLIESVKEIPETLMSHPVETRLQELEDKAMKRALVYTGNYLPPKKRKAAEKSKKQRK
- the LOC128171364 gene encoding uncharacterized protein LOC128171364 isoform X1, which produces MSKGICSWTMDIEPYPDDDPEPYPDDSIEDEIESYSDDNQETCDTQAIKFHEIRKRLSSCPDNCTWRLSRQEFQEISKNRPKSQMDHAQWLLDYFFEHATEENVCHLICGKEVCEKCWREVHKVSPYKYNKYLGESRQGVRGKIHGNKGSIKPSIEHTESIGWFQNFVSDIGEHMPHQEKVTLPAGMKKTDVWKLMTSDLDSQSLAKSSFMKIWKNSFSNITIVKENPFSKCHICTTLHFEYEQCGRYDKEGKKLIIDKKREHWEYVRKQKEAYYMRREASCLYPKRFLTIIIDGMDQKKTNIPILYTKARNSKQISNLQQVRTHLLGVLVHRDSETSGMRKVGFGHFDLMQYPHDANLNLTVLLETLCEFKDALGTELHLQTDSASDNKNKTVLGFLGLLVHLGIFEECYLHMLPVGHTHEDIDSMFSNFSSSLKGDIMTLDDLLQAFQKLSYVERGKMVKLVWDFKGWMENSLINSHGLGDQFEFRIHTVDKERRIPIFHYRKGEGERWMPDAADDTTYEVHQDRCGILIFKDMDFLQRAPECVAPTDKSMYLDRILKETCPKLLKSGLLTSTEQQWWENFSSEVMTYLKTSRNVDFPLIHLIESVKEIPETLMSHPVETRLQELEDKAMKRALVMQILLFVYVTLFKIICKTSVSILFSFKIIHNI
- the LOC128171364 gene encoding uncharacterized protein LOC128171364 isoform X3 is translated as MDHAQWLLDYFFEHATEENVCHLICGKEVCEKCWREVHKVSPYKYNKYLGESRQGVRGKIHGNKGSIKPSIEHTESIGWFQNFVSDIGEHMPHQEKVTLPAGMKKTDVWKLMTSDLDSQSLAKSSFMKIWKNSFSNITIVKENPFSKCHICTTLHFEYEQCGRYDKEGKKLIIDKKREHWEYVRKQKEAYYMRREASCLYPKRFLTIIIDGMDQKKTNIPILYTKARNSKQISNLQQVRTHLLGVLVHRDSETSGMRKVGFGHFDLMQYPHDANLNLTVLLETLCEFKDALGTELHLQTDSASDNKNKTVLGFLGLLVHLGIFEECYLHMLPVGHTHEDIDSMFSNFSSSLKGDIMTLDDLLQAFQKLSYVERGKMVKLVWDFKGWMENSLINSHGLGDQFEFRIHTVDKERRIPIFHYRKGEGERWMPDAADDTTYEVHQDRCGILIFKDMDFLQRAPECVAPTDKSMYLDRILKETCPKLLKSGLLTSTEQQWWENFSSEVMTYLKTSRNVDFPLIHLIESVKEIPETLMSHPVETRLQELEDKAMKRALVMQILLFVYVTLFKIICKTSVSILFSFKIIHNI